In one Oryza glaberrima chromosome 2, OglaRS2, whole genome shotgun sequence genomic region, the following are encoded:
- the LOC127762772 gene encoding exocyst complex component EXO70B1-like, which produces MSAAPPPPPPESPVAAAAGGGDKVLAAAQHIVKSLATSKNAADDMIRILSGFDNRLSQITSDLFPSPDLAADSDERGNPLWGQISAAAFDAAEQLIQVWDGTPEALVFEATEDEVAEYLSAVDVAIEHLARGSGGGAGGAGSSSSSTAGRAGVAVQLAMARLEEELRHLMVRHAVPLDPTGLFFSLRRLSLGSMDDLDTSSEFDAATPHSIDVAPETARGGPLVNPFEDQVFDPVRPEAVDDLRAIADRMARAGYSRELADAYCGIRRDLLDEYLSALGVERLSIDEVQRIEWKHLNDKMKKWVQAVKTVVRVLLAGERRLCDQVLSVSDELREECFIESTKGCIMQILSFGDAVAVCPRSPEKLSRILDMYEALAEVIPEMKDLCLGSSGDGVISDVQVNLDRLGDAIRGTLFEFGKVLQLESSRRAMTAGEIHPMTRYVMNYLRLLVVYSDTLDALLDDDADDQIDLARAEDQDQEHLESMTPLGKRLLKLISYLEANLEEKSKLYEDSALECIFSMNNLLYIVQKVRDSELGKILGDHWVKRRNGKIRQYSKSYLRISWMKVLSFLKDDGHGSGSGSSSGSGSGHSSSRMSIKEKFKNFNLAFEEIYRNQTTWKVPDPQLREELKISISENVIPAYRAFLGRYGSQVDGGRNSGKYIKYTPEDLESQLSDLFEGAPGPANHSRRRT; this is translated from the coding sequence atgtcggcggcgcCCCCGCCTCCCCCCCCGGAGtccccggtcgccgccgccgccggcggaggcgacaAGGTGCTCGCCGCGGCGCAGCACATCGTCAAGTCGCTGGCGACATCCAAgaacgccgccgacgacatGATCCGCATCCTCTCGGGCTTCGACAACCGCCTCTCCCAGATCACCTCcgacctcttcccctcccccgaCCTCGCCGCTGACTCCGACGAACGGGGGAACCCCCTGTGGGGGCAGATCTCGGCCGCGGCCTTCGACGCCGCCGAGCAGCTCATCCAGGTCTGGGACGGCACCCCGGAGGCGCTCGTCTTCGAGGCCACCGAGGACGAGGTCGCCGAGTACCTCTCCGCGGTCGACGTGGCCATCGAGCACCtcgcgcgcggcagcggcggcggcgccggcggcgcggggtcctcctcctcctccaccgcgggCCGCGCCGGGGTCGCCGTGCAGCTCGCCATGGCGCGCCTCGAGGAGGAGCTGCGCCACCTCATGGTCCGCCACGCCGTGCCGCTCGACCCCACgggcctcttcttctccctgcGCCGCCTCTCGCTCGGCTCCATGGACGACCTCGACACCTCCTCCGAGTTCGACGCCGCCACGCCGCACAGCATCGACGTCGCGCCGGAGACCGCGCGCGGCGGGCCCCTGGTCAACCCCTTCGAGGACCAGGTGTTCGACCCCGTGCGCCCTGAGGCCGTCGACGACCTCCGCGCCATCGCCGACCGGATGGCGCGCGCCGGGTACtcgcgcgagctcgccgacgcGTACTGCGGCATCCGCCGTGACCTGCTCGACGAGTACCTCTCCGCGCTCGGCGTCGAGCGCCTCAGCATTGACGAGGTGCAGCGCATCGAGTGGAAGCACCTGAATGACAAGATGAAGAAGTGGGTGCAGGCGGTCAAGACGGTCGTGCGTGTCCTGCTCGCTGGTGAGCGACGCCTCTGCGATCAGGTGCTCAGTGTGTCCGATGAGCTCAGGGAGGAGTGCTTCATCGAATCAACCAAAGGTTGTATTATGCAGATTCTCAGCTTTGGGGATGCTGTGGCTGTGTGTCCCCGCTCGCCAGAGAAGCTCTCGCGGATTCTTGACATGTATGAGGCACTTGCAGAGGTGATCCCTGAGATGAAGGATTTGTGCTTGGGCAGTTCTGGGGATGGTGTGATCAGCGATGTTCAGGTGAATCTTGATAGGCTTGGGGATGCCATTAGGGGTACACTTTTCGAGTTTGGGAAGGTTTTGCAGCTGGAGTCATCACGGAGGGCAATGACAGCTGGTGAGATCCACCCCATGACACGCTACGTCATGAACTATTTGAGGCTTCTGGTTGTTTACAGCGACACACTTGATGCCCTCTTGGATGACGATGCCGATGACCAAATTGATTTGGCAAGAGCTGAGGATCAGGATCAGGAACACTTGGAGAGCATGACCCCTCTTGGAAAGCGCCTTTTGAAGCTGATATCTTATTTGGAGGCTAACTTGGAGGAAAAATCTAAGCTGTATGAAGATAGCGCCCTGGAGTGCATATTTTCCATGAACAATTTGCTGTACATTGTTCAAAAGGTGAGGGACTCTGAGCTCGGCAAGATTTTAGGTGATCACTGGGTAAAAAGGCGTAATGGCAAGATCCGGCAGTATTCAAAGAGCTACCTAAGGATTTCCTGGATGAAGGTTTTATCTTTTCTGAAGGATGATGGACATGGAAGTgggagcggcagcagcagcggcagtgGCAGTGGGCATTCAAGTTCTCGGATGTCCATCAAGGAGAAGTTCAAGAACTTCAACCTGGCCTTTGAGGAAATATACAGGAACCAAACAACCTGGAAAGTTCCAGATCCTCAGCTCCGAGAAGAGCTGAAAATATCCATATCTGAAAATGTTATTCCGGCATATCGTGCTTTTTTGGGAAGATATGGTAGCCAAGTGGATGGGGGAAGAAATTCAGggaaatatataaaatacacCCCAGAGGACTTGGAAAGTCAGCTTTCTGATTTGTTTGAGGGTGCACCGGGGCCAGCCAACCACTCTAGAAGAAGAACATAG
- the LOC127762774 gene encoding uncharacterized protein LOC127762774, which yields MKKASRFLKGLLSAIVAAVKARSAAVRAKTSAVRTRLIVLGILRNKKLLLSAINRKIHAIVSSGGGGGSSHGEYGGGGESYGGEQQQHLSGIHLVGGGGYRKAAVLHSLPSFVVEQERSAVVLLSSLPSFAMDRDVYGGGGEAEAEEEQEVGGKQQQQQSVIELARGAAAAEAGGGAEFRLEDEIDHVADVFIRRFHEQMKLQKLESFKRLCEMLDRS from the coding sequence ATGAAGAAGGCGTCCAGGTTCTTGAAGGGTCTCTTGTCGGCCATcgtggcggcggtgaaggcgaggtcggcggcggtgcgcgccAAGACGAGCGCCGTGAGGACGCGCCTCATCGTCTTGGGCATCCTCCGCAACAAGAAGCTCCTCCTCAGCGCCATCAACAGGAAGATCCACGCCATcgtcagcagcggcggcggcggcggcagcagccatggcgagtacggcggcggcggcgagagctatggcggcgagcagcagcagcacctgAGTGGCATCCaccttgtcggcggcggcggttacAGGAAGGCCGCCGTGCTGCATAGCCTGCCGAGCTTCGTGGTGGAGCAGGAGAGGAGTGCCGTCGTGCTGCTCAGCAGCCTGCCGAGCTTCGCCATGGACAGGGAcgtctacggcggcggcggcgaggcggaggcggaggaggagcaagaAGTGGGtgggaagcagcagcagcagcagtcggTGATCGAgctggcgcgcggcgcggccgcggcggaggcaggcggcggcgcggagttCAGGCTGGAGGACGAAATCGACCACGTCGCCGACGTGTTCATCCGGAGGTTCCACGAGCAGATGAAGCTGCAGAAGCTCGAGTCCTTCAAGAGGCTCTGCGAGATGCTCGACAGGAGCTAA
- the LOC127764268 gene encoding uncharacterized protein At5g41620-like, which yields MLRRGAVVVDRDGEVVVATKIRKRCALSSSGASDPLRKLRLKKRGVVVLGRRGVGGGGGVVLSPWSSRKMSESSWNGRRCHGGAAAAAADDGTRSAASARKLVGALRQLSSPDDEDAARRSSAHRRCVSVEFSKRSRTRSKASEADGQRSWHNGHGHWFPDMLSNGSTMEVHAWRSQDCASPCRGGETMAPHLKEVCSSLATSKELVKALAGIWGPGDGALNPSTASSLLSALRAELDLARAHARRLAKEDRRRGDEAARARARLAEDAREWGRRQREKAAAAVRVAAAELDGERRSRRRAERVNAKLGRALADAERELAASRRELERERRSRERLEKVCDELVRGGLVAAAGGGRGGEEEVEEMRREAERAQEELEKEREMLRLADELREERVQMKLLEARLQFEEKNAVVEQLRDELEAFLGSKKDRQQQEEPPPLDADDHHRRRPDGHQFQSILVAVNKNGDHEDDNDGDEEDDGGGRGECVAEDSDGSEMHSIELNVDGNSKDYSWSYTTASKDMTTTARSKNAAAIDRRSQEGAGEEDRWDDGGCSERSKDLDEEDAERYEAIKNLREQMLAGHGFVLVSQEWGQC from the exons ATGCTGaggcgcggcgcggtggtggtggacagAGACGGTGAGGTGGTCGTCGCGACCAAGATCCGGAAGCGGTGCGCGCTGTCGTCGTCCGGCGCGTCGGACCCGCTGAGGAAGCTGAGGCTGAAGAAGCGAGGGGTGGTGGTGCTCGGCCGGagaggcgtgggcggcggcggcggcgtcgtgttGTCGCCGTGGTCGAGCAGGAAGATGTCGGAGTCGTCGTGGAACGGCAGGCGCTGccacggtggcgccgccgccgctgccgcggacGACGGCACGcgctcggcggcgtcggccagGAAGCTCGTCGGCGCGCTCCGGCAGCTGAGCTCGCCCGACGACGAAGAtgccgctcgccggagctcgGCTCACCGGCGATGCGTGTCGGTGGAG TTCTCAAAGAGATCAAGAACAAGGAGCAAGGCATCGGAGGCTGATGGACAGAGAAGCTGGCACAACGGCCATGGCCACTGGTTTCCAGACATGCTCAGCAATGGCAGCACAATGGAG GTGCACGCATGGCGATCTCAAGACTGCGCTTCACCATGCAGAGGGGGAGAAACAATGGCGCCACACCTGAAGGAGGTGTGCAGCAGCCTGGCCACGTCCAAGGAGCTCGTCAAGGCTCTCGCCGGCATCTGGGgccccggcgacggcgccctgAACccgtcgacggcgtcgtcgcTGCTCTCCGCGCTGCGCGCCGAGCTCGACCTGGCGCGCGCCCACGCGCGGCGGCTCGCCAAGGAggaccggcggcgcggcgacgaggcggcgcgggcgagggcgCGGCTCGCCGAGGACGCGCGGGAGTGGGGGCGCCGGCAGAGGgagaaggccgcggcggcggtgcgcgtggcggcggcggagctcgacggcgagcggaggtcgcggcggcgcgccgagaGGGTGAACGCCAAGCTCGGGAGGGCGCTGGCCGACGCGGAGAGGGAGCTGGCGGCGTCCCGGAGGGagctggagagggagaggcggtcGAGGGAGCGGCTGGAGAAGGTGTGCGACGAGCTCGTCCGGggcggcctcgtcgccgccgccggcggcggcaggggaggcgaggaggaggtggaggagatgagGCGGGAGGCGGAGAGGGCGCAGGAGGAGCTGGAGAAGGAGCGGGAGATGCTGCGtctcgccgacgagctccgcgaGGAGAGGGTCCAGATGAAGCTGCTCGAGGCGCGGCTCCAGTTCGAGGAGAAGAACGCCGTCGTCGAGCAGCTGCGCGACGAGCTCGAGGCCTTCCTCGGGAGCAAGAAGGATCGGCAGCAGCAAGAAGAACCACCGCCGCTTGACGCAgacgaccaccaccgccgccgacccgacGGCCATCAGTTTCAGTCCATTCTTGTTGCCGTAAACAAGAACGGAGATCACGAAgacgacaacgacggcgacgaagaagacgacggcggtggccgcggcgagtGCGTCGCCGAAGATTCAGACGGCAGCGAGATGCACTCCATCGAGCTGAACGTGGACGGGAACAGCAAGGACTACAGCTGGAGCTACACCACGGCTTCCAAGGacatgacgacgacggcgaggtccaagaacgccgccgccatcgaccgGCGATCGCAGgaaggcgccggcgaggaggaccgGTGGGACGACGGAGGGTGCAGCGAGAGGAGCAAGGATCTGGACGAGGAGGACGCCGAGAGGTACGAGGCGATCAAGAACCTGAGGGAGCAGATGCTGGCCGGCCATGGCTTCGTCCTCGTGTCGCAAGAATGGGGACAATGCTAG